The sequence below is a genomic window from Humulus lupulus chromosome 3, drHumLupu1.1, whole genome shotgun sequence.
tagccccgaggtatattggacctttcgaggttatcgagATGGTTGGGGAGGTCGCTTATCGATTGAACTTACTAGCATGGTTGGGGCatgttcacaatgtgttccatgtgtCGATGCTGAGGAAGTATACTCTAAACACATCGCACATCATTGAGTATGAAGCTATCTCTCTTCAAGAGAACGTGACATGTGAGGAACAACCTATTAGAATCCTGGCGAGAGAGTTAAAGGTGATAAGGGATAGAGGGATTCtcgtagtcaaggtcttatggcagAACCAAAGAGAAGACGAGGCTATTGGAGAGTCAGAGTCGGAGTTGTATGAGAAGTATCCTCATTTGTTAAATTTTCAGCTTGAGGTTGTACTTTGAAAAATTTCGAGACGAAATTTCTTTATGTTGGGAAGAATGTAAAGActgagaaatatatatatattttaatgggtGGGACCCACTTAAGTGAAAAGAGTCAATggactcttccttttttttttcttttccttttctttcttttctttctctttccctGACTGccctttctctctt
It includes:
- the LOC133824103 gene encoding uncharacterized protein LOC133824103 is translated as MVGEVAYRLNLLAWLGHVHNVFHVSMLRKYTLNTSHIIEYEAISLQENVTCEEQPIRILARELKVIRDRGILVVKVLWQNQREDEAIGESESELYEKYPHLLNFQLEVVL